In Gordonia sp. SL306, the genomic window CTGGGGATGTCGATCATGCTGTTCCCGCTCGGGGCCGGCGTCGGCGACGTGTTCGCGGTGTTCGCGCAGTACGCGACGACCGCGATGGCGGCCGTCGGGGTGGCCTTGGTGTCCGCCCAGATCGCGAAGACGTCGCACATCGCCAACCTGACCGCGAGTTCGATCGTGCTTGCCGGCTACGTGCTGCGCGGCGTCGCCGACGTCGTCGACACGTGGTCGTGGCTACGCTGGATCACCCCGGTCGGGTGGGCCGAACTCATCGATCCGTTCGGCGCGAACAACCCCTGGCCTGCCGTCGCATCGCTTGCCGTCGCGGCCCTCGGCGTGGGTCTCGCGGCCCGGTTCGCCCTCGGTCGCGACATGGACGCGGGTCTGATCCAGCCACGTCCCGGGCCGGCGTCATCGACGAGACTGTCGTCGGTCAGGGCCGTCGCGATGCGGTTGTCGGTCTCGTTGCTCGTTTCGTGGTCATCGGCAATCACGTTGTACGCGTTGGTCATCGGATTCCTCCAGCCGTCGGTCGACGAGCTGGCGGGCGACAACGAGCAGATGCGCCGGGTGCTGGAGCAGTCGGGTCTGCAGGGCAGTCTGAGCACACTGTTCGGCTCGACGATGATGACGTTCCTCGCCGTGGCGGCGAGTGCGTGGTCGGTCAACCTGGTGACACGGATGCGATCGGAGGAGGTGTCGTCGCGCACCGAGGTCCTGCTCGTCACACCGACGGCGCGATCGCGATACCTGGCCGTGTACGCGGTGACCGCCGCCGTCGGGGTGGTGGTGATCCTCATCGCTGCCGCACTCGGCATGACGGTGGGCAACGGCGTGGCCGGTGGGGGCTGGAGCGCGGTCGGCGACAACCTCGCGGCCGCCGGAGTCCAGATCCCGGCTGCGCTGCTCGTCACCGGTGTCGCCGTCGCCCTCTATGCGATTCGGCCGATGCTGGTCCCGATCGGCTGGCTGGTGGTGATCGCCGCCCTCTTCCTCGGCCCGCTGTCGGGGATGTTCAGCCTGCCGCAGTGGGCCCGCGACCTCTCCCCGTTCTCCCACGCGCCTGCGGTGCCGCTGGAACCGATGCAATGGCTCCCGATCGTGGTGCTGCTCGCCATCGCGGCGCTGTTCGCCGGCGCCGCCCAACTGGCCTTCCACCGTCGCGACATCGGCTGACGCCGCATCGGCGACGCCGCATCGGCGACGCCGTCACCGGCCAGAGGTTCTGGCCGCAGTTTCGTGTTGCGGCTTCGAGCTGATCCTGCGGCCAGACGCCGAAGGTGCGGCCGGAACGGCAGACGAGGTGGGGACGAGGTGGGGACGAGGTGGGGACGAGGGGGTGGGGTGGGGGTCAGAGGCCGGGCTTGACCAGTTCGCCCCATCCGGCGACGTCTTCGGGTCGACGCGGCGCCGGTCCGGTGTAGATCGCGGCCGGTCGGACGAGTTTGCCCAGGCGCTTCTGCTCGAGGATGTGCGCACACCAGCCCGCGGTGCGGCCGCAGGTGAACATCGCAGGCATCATGTGCGTCGGCACCTCGGCGAAGTCGAGGATCACCGCGGCCCAGAACTCCACGTTGGTCTCGATGGCACGATCGGGGCGGCGTTCACGCAATTCGGTCAGGGCGGCCTGTTCGAGTGCCGCCGCGATCTCGTAGCGGGGCACATCGAGCTCCTGCGCGGTGCGGCGCAGTACCCGCGCCCGGGGGTCCTCGGCCCGATAGACCCGATGACCGAAGCCCATCAGCTTCTCCTTGCGGTCGAGAACGCCCCGCACCAGGCCGCGGGCGTCGCCGGTCCGCTCGACCTCTTCGATCATCGGCAGCACGCGGGCCGGGGCGCCGCCGTGGAGCGGGCCCGACATCGCGCCGATCGCTCCCGAGAGCGAGGCCGCGACGTCGGCGCCGGTGGACGCGATCACCCGGGCGGTGAAGGTGGAGGCGTTGAGACCGTGTTCGGCGGCGCTGACCCAGTAGGCATCGATCGCCCGGATGTGCTTGGGGTCCGGATCGCCCTTCCAGCGGGTCATGAAGCGGGCGGTGACCGTGTCGCAGTCGTCGATGACGTGCTGGGGGACGGCAGGTTGATGGATGCCGCGAGCCGACTGGGCGACGTAGGACAGTGCCATCACCGACGCCCGTGCCAGATTGGCGCGCGCGGTGGCGTCGTCGATGTCGAGCAGTGGCTGATATCCCCAGATCGGTGCGAGCATCGCCAGCGCGGCCTGGACGTCGACTCGGACGTCACCGGTGTGGATCGGCAGCGGGAACGGTTCGGCCGGGGGGAGGCCGTCGCCGAAGCGCCCGTCCACGAGCAGCGCCCAGACATCGGCGAAGGTGACGTGGTTCTCGACCAGGTCTTCGATGTCGACCCCGCGATAGCGGAGATTGCCGCCGTCCTTGTCGGGTTCGGCGATGTCGGTGGTGAACGCGACCACGCCCTCCAGTCCGGGGACGAAATCGTCGGGAACACTGTTCGCCATGGTGACCACCTATCTCGAAACACGTCATCGTGGGCGGCGCTGTCGGTGATGTCCGGCGTACCGGACCGAGCACCCACTTGGACTGTAGGGCAGCCGCGCGCCCAGGGGTGTACTGGGGAGTAACGGGCGTGTCCAGGGAGTAGCCTCACGCAGGTGCCGGATGAACCGATTGACCTGCCGAACATGCGTGTCGGCTACGGCGGTGGCATTCCGCCCAACATCGGCGAGGGTGACCGGGCTGCGGGCGCCGACGGAATCCGCGAGAACCTGGACCCGAGCTGGCTGCGAGGAGATCCACCGTGGGTGGATCTGTTCACCGTCTGGCTGCGCGAGGCGATCGAGGCGCGGATCCCCGAACCCAATGCCATGGTGCTCGGCACGGTCGACGCCGACGGTCACCCCGCGACCCGCACGGTGCTCTGCAAGGGTGCCGATGCGGCAGGCATCGTGTTCTTCACCGGTTACGACTCGGACAAGGGGCGCCACCTGGCCGCCAATCCGTATGCGTCGGTGACGTTCCCGTGGATCGCACTCGAGCGCCAGGTCAATGTCCGCGGCCGCATCGATCACGTAGGCATGGAGGAGACCCACGCCTACTGGTTCAACCGCCCGCGTGGTTCGCAACTCTCGGCGTACGCCTCCGAACAGTCCCGGCCGATCGGCAGCCGGACCGACCTCGAGGCCAAGGCCGCGGCGGTCGCGGAGGAGTTCGGTGGCTTCGACGACGGCGCCGAGATCCCGGTTCCGTCGGACTGGGGTGGTTTCCGCCTGGTCCCGACGGTCGTCGAGTTCTGGCAGGGACGTGCCAATCGGCTGCACAACCGCGTGCGACTGACCTTGCTCGACGACGGCTGGCGGGCGGAAAGACTCCAGCCCTGATGGCCAGACTCCTGGCCGACACGACGCCGCTGCGCAACACCTACTTCCGACGTCTGTGGCTCGCGAACATCGTCACGGTCATCGGTGCACAGCTGACCGTGGTCGCGGTGCCCGCGCAGATCTATCAGATCACCGGTAGCTCTGCATATGTCGGGCTGACCGGCATCTTCGGACTCGTCCCGCTCGTCGTGTTCGGCCTGTGGGGTGGCGCGCTTGCAGACGTGTTCGATCGCCGCACCCTGCTGATCATCTCGACACTGGGGCTCATCGGGTGCAGCGCGCTGTTCTGGGCGCAGGCGGCGGCCGGTGTCCGGAATGTCTGGATCATACTGGCGCTCTTCGCCGTTCAGCAGGCATTCTTCGCCGTCAACCAGCCGACCCGCAGTGCGGTGCTACCGCGGCTGTTGCCGGATCGCGAACTGCCTGCGGCGTTGTCGCTGAACATGACCGTCATGC contains:
- a CDS encoding citrate synthase 2 gives rise to the protein MANSVPDDFVPGLEGVVAFTTDIAEPDKDGGNLRYRGVDIEDLVENHVTFADVWALLVDGRFGDGLPPAEPFPLPIHTGDVRVDVQAALAMLAPIWGYQPLLDIDDATARANLARASVMALSYVAQSARGIHQPAVPQHVIDDCDTVTARFMTRWKGDPDPKHIRAIDAYWVSAAEHGLNASTFTARVIASTGADVAASLSGAIGAMSGPLHGGAPARVLPMIEEVERTGDARGLVRGVLDRKEKLMGFGHRVYRAEDPRARVLRRTAQELDVPRYEIAAALEQAALTELRERRPDRAIETNVEFWAAVILDFAEVPTHMMPAMFTCGRTAGWCAHILEQKRLGKLVRPAAIYTGPAPRRPEDVAGWGELVKPGL
- the pdxH gene encoding pyridoxamine 5'-phosphate oxidase, coding for MRVGYGGGIPPNIGEGDRAAGADGIRENLDPSWLRGDPPWVDLFTVWLREAIEARIPEPNAMVLGTVDADGHPATRTVLCKGADAAGIVFFTGYDSDKGRHLAANPYASVTFPWIALERQVNVRGRIDHVGMEETHAYWFNRPRGSQLSAYASEQSRPIGSRTDLEAKAAAVAEEFGGFDDGAEIPVPSDWGGFRLVPTVVEFWQGRANRLHNRVRLTLLDDGWRAERLQP
- a CDS encoding ABC transporter permease gives rise to the protein MTTVAPAPTSTGGGRDLLAKSGRLIRLMTRRERWIIVITLVVFLLINLSTAATIRSSYPTSDERAALQVGAGSNSAFRFLLGPLDHIDSAAAVTVWRAGLFMIAALGVCAVMMVVRQTRKEEELGRAELLRAGATGPLASLWAATVVATTFCVVVALGMSIMLFPLGAGVGDVFAVFAQYATTAMAAVGVALVSAQIAKTSHIANLTASSIVLAGYVLRGVADVVDTWSWLRWITPVGWAELIDPFGANNPWPAVASLAVAALGVGLAARFALGRDMDAGLIQPRPGPASSTRLSSVRAVAMRLSVSLLVSWSSAITLYALVIGFLQPSVDELAGDNEQMRRVLEQSGLQGSLSTLFGSTMMTFLAVAASAWSVNLVTRMRSEEVSSRTEVLLVTPTARSRYLAVYAVTAAVGVVVILIAAALGMTVGNGVAGGGWSAVGDNLAAAGVQIPAALLVTGVAVALYAIRPMLVPIGWLVVIAALFLGPLSGMFSLPQWARDLSPFSHAPAVPLEPMQWLPIVVLLAIAALFAGAAQLAFHRRDIG